A genome region from Thermoanaerobacterium xylanolyticum LX-11 includes the following:
- the mgrA gene encoding L-glyceraldehyde 3-phosphate reductase, producing the protein MTYIPNENRYEKMIYRRCGRSGIMLPAISLGLWHNFGGYDVFENMREMVKKAFDLGITHFDLANNYGPPPGSAEENFGKILRTDLKGYRDELLISTKAGYTMWPGPYGDWGSRKYLLSSLDQSLKRMGIDYVDIFYSHRRDPNTPLEETMSALAQAVRQGKALYAGISNYNAEDTKKAAEILRQLGTPLLIHQPSYSMFNRWIEDGLTDVLEEEGVGSIAFSPLAQGLLTDKYLNGVPDDSRAAKKNTSLRGNLTEENINKVRELKKIADRRGQSIAQMALAWDLRKVTSVIIGASRVSQIEENVKALDNLEFNHEELEEIDEILSNKI; encoded by the coding sequence ATGACCTACATACCAAACGAAAATAGATACGAAAAAATGATATATAGAAGGTGCGGAAGAAGTGGCATAATGCTTCCTGCAATTTCACTTGGGTTATGGCACAACTTTGGCGGTTATGATGTGTTTGAAAATATGAGAGAAATGGTTAAAAAGGCATTTGACCTTGGAATAACACATTTTGATCTTGCAAACAATTACGGGCCGCCTCCAGGATCTGCTGAGGAAAACTTCGGCAAGATTTTAAGGACGGACTTAAAAGGCTACAGAGATGAATTGTTGATTTCCACAAAAGCTGGTTACACCATGTGGCCTGGCCCTTATGGTGACTGGGGCTCAAGGAAATATTTGCTATCAAGCTTGGACCAAAGTTTAAAGAGGATGGGTATAGATTACGTTGATATATTTTATTCACACAGAAGAGATCCAAATACGCCATTAGAAGAAACTATGTCAGCGCTGGCACAAGCTGTGAGGCAAGGAAAGGCTTTATACGCTGGCATTTCAAATTACAATGCTGAAGATACCAAGAAAGCCGCTGAAATCCTAAGGCAGCTTGGAACGCCGCTTTTAATACACCAGCCCAGCTACTCCATGTTTAACAGATGGATAGAAGATGGGCTTACAGATGTCCTTGAGGAAGAAGGCGTCGGAAGTATAGCATTTAGTCCATTGGCACAGGGACTACTTACTGATAAATACTTAAATGGAGTTCCTGACGATTCAAGAGCTGCTAAAAAGAACACTTCATTGAGAGGGAATCTCACAGAGGAGAATATAAATAAGGTAAGAGAACTGAAAAAAATCGCAGATAGAAGAGGGCAGAGCATTGCACAGATGGCTTTGGCTTGGGACTTAAGGAAAGTGACGTCTGTTATAATTGGCGCAAGCCGAGTAAGCCAGATAGAGGAGAATGTAAAGGCGCTTGACAACCTGGAATTCAACCATGAAGAATTGGAAGAAATAGATGAGATATTGTCTAATAAAATATGA
- a CDS encoding DMT family transporter, which yields MNSIMLYIGAIIVGLALGLQSPMNSALGKIALPKNSAVLNNLVGLIILVLISISDGSIRQFASLFKAPTYLLFGGVLGSIIVLGSIILIPKLGAATFASIIVSAQMIAAILIDNFGLFGLEKTPINWFKVIGVVLLIIGVRLIKA from the coding sequence ATGAATTCGATAATGCTTTATATAGGAGCCATTATTGTTGGACTTGCTTTAGGACTGCAGTCGCCGATGAATTCAGCTCTTGGCAAAATAGCTTTACCAAAAAACTCTGCAGTCTTAAATAATTTAGTTGGACTTATAATATTAGTCCTCATCAGCATATCAGACGGCAGTATAAGACAATTTGCAAGTTTATTTAAAGCACCAACATACCTTTTATTTGGTGGCGTATTAGGATCTATTATCGTTTTAGGGTCAATCATACTGATTCCAAAGCTTGGCGCAGCTACTTTTGCATCTATTATAGTCTCAGCACAAATGATTGCTGCTATACTTATCGACAATTTTGGGCTATTTGGTTTAGAAAAAACTCCTATCAATTGGTTCAAAGTAATAGGTGTTGTGCTTCTCATAATAGGTGTAAGGTTAATAAAAGCATAA
- a CDS encoding zinc-ribbon domain-containing protein — MADKTLVCKDCGKEFLFTEGEQAFYKEKGFENEPQRCPECRKARKQQYNNNRGYRR; from the coding sequence GTGGCTGATAAGACATTAGTATGCAAAGACTGCGGTAAGGAATTCCTCTTTACAGAAGGCGAGCAAGCTTTCTATAAAGAAAAAGGCTTTGAAAATGAGCCTCAGAGATGCCCTGAATGCAGAAAAGCAAGAAAACAGCAGTACAATAACAACAGAGGTTACAGAAGATAA
- a CDS encoding 2-hydroxyacyl-CoA dehydratase, translated as MNRNLHYLGVDVGSTTAKIVILNENDEIIYSRYERHLSNIKDTIVNLIDDAYSKIGDLVVSAAVTGSGGMAVAEWLNMPFVQEVIAGTKTVERFFPEVDVVIELGGEDAKITYFDGTIEQRMNSSCAGGTGAFIDQMASLLKTDALGLNELAKNYKVIYPIAARCGVFAKTDIQPLLNEGTAREDIAASIFQAVVNQTISGLACGRPIKGNVAFLGGPLYFLPELRKRFIETLNLKDEEVIVPENSQLAVAIGAALSANNGEITTLKDLRDKVHTIPYKVKNDVERLRPLFVDENEYNEFKDRHKGIDVLKKDIKDAKGGLFLGIDAGSTTTKLVVIDEDGAIVYSYYGSNEGNPLNSVIKVLLDIYEKMPEGAFIANSTVTGYGENLIKAALMVDIGEIETIAHYKASEHFLPGVDFILDIGGQDMKCIRIRDGIIDSIMLNEACSSGCGSFLETFASSLNMSIDEFTKAALAAQNPVDLGSRCTVFMNSRVKQAQKEGASLGDISAGLSYSVIKNALYKVIKIRDPKELGEKIIVQGGTFLNDAILRSFELITGRNAVRPQIAGLMGAYGAALIAKERYSGGVSTIFTKDKLESFSVEVSSGRCNKCTNRCLLTINKFNDGRVFVSGNRCERGAGKEITNNDIPNLYDYKYKKIFGYKPLSEDEAYRGTIGMPRVLNMYENYPLWFTFFTRLGFRVVLSDRSSKKLYESGMDTIPSDSACYPAKIVHGHIVNLINKGIKTIFYPCIPVEQNAYEDADNHYNCPIVSSYAEVIRNNMDVLKEKEILFLSPFLALDDKERLAKRLYEELRVFGVSKSEVEDALKEAFDEDKRVKDDIRRKGEEVLKYLRDTGKRGIVLAGRPYHIDPEINHGIPEIITSLGVAVLTEDSVAHLGKLERKLRVVDQWMYHTRLYAAASFVADSDNLELVQITSFGCGIDAVTSDQVQEILSSREKIFTLIKIDEGTNVGSIKIRIRSLIAAINERKDEKRSKTSYTMKRVLFTDEMRKKHTILAPQMSPIHFQFLQEAFNVSGYNLEVLPSIDKPAVEEGLKYVNNDACFPSIIVVGQLIEALKSGKYDLNNTSVIITQTGGGCRATNYIGFLRKALKDAGFENIPVISLNFVGMEKNPGFKITPGLLNKAFIGLVYGDLLQNVLLRVRPYEKIPGSANKLYEKWVAKCIESVKSGDLKLFKRNVHQIVQDFENLEINNVVKPKVGIVGEILVKYHPTANNSIVDVLEKEGAEVILPNLIDFLMFILDHANEKYKYLSGSKIRQVLQNIGIAGLEFYRKEMRKALEKSKRFISPKTLNELKELASPIVSLGNITGEGWYLTAEMVELLKEGISNIVCIQPFACLPNHITGKGVIKALRELYKEANIVAVDYDPGASEVNQLNRIKLMLSVAFKKLEKSNETLEQIAATEKI; from the coding sequence GTGAATAGAAATTTGCACTATTTAGGAGTAGATGTAGGTTCTACTACGGCCAAAATAGTTATCTTAAATGAAAATGATGAGATAATCTATAGTAGATATGAGCGGCACTTATCCAATATAAAAGATACTATTGTAAACTTGATAGATGATGCGTATTCTAAAATCGGAGACCTTGTTGTATCTGCTGCTGTAACAGGTTCTGGCGGTATGGCAGTAGCTGAATGGCTTAATATGCCGTTTGTGCAGGAAGTGATTGCAGGTACTAAGACAGTGGAGAGGTTTTTCCCGGAAGTAGATGTTGTCATAGAATTAGGCGGCGAGGATGCTAAGATTACATACTTTGACGGCACTATTGAGCAGAGGATGAATAGCAGTTGCGCTGGTGGCACAGGTGCTTTTATAGACCAGATGGCATCACTATTAAAGACTGATGCTTTGGGTCTAAATGAGCTTGCCAAGAATTACAAAGTCATATATCCAATAGCTGCAAGGTGTGGCGTTTTTGCAAAGACAGATATTCAGCCTCTTTTAAATGAGGGAACCGCAAGAGAAGATATAGCAGCATCAATTTTTCAAGCAGTTGTAAACCAGACAATAAGTGGTCTGGCCTGTGGCAGGCCTATAAAAGGCAACGTGGCATTTTTGGGTGGGCCTTTATATTTCCTTCCAGAGTTGAGAAAGAGATTTATTGAAACATTGAACTTGAAAGATGAAGAAGTTATTGTTCCTGAAAATTCTCAATTGGCAGTTGCAATAGGTGCGGCACTTTCTGCAAATAATGGTGAAATAACTACATTAAAAGATCTAAGAGATAAAGTACATACGATTCCATACAAAGTGAAAAATGACGTGGAGAGATTAAGACCGCTATTTGTAGACGAAAATGAGTACAATGAATTTAAAGATAGGCACAAAGGCATTGATGTTTTAAAGAAAGACATAAAAGATGCTAAAGGGGGTCTTTTCTTAGGAATAGATGCCGGTTCTACTACTACAAAGTTAGTTGTGATAGATGAGGATGGTGCAATTGTCTATTCTTATTACGGCAGTAATGAAGGAAACCCTCTAAATTCTGTTATAAAAGTTCTTTTAGATATATACGAAAAGATGCCTGAAGGTGCATTTATAGCTAATTCTACTGTAACAGGATATGGCGAAAACCTTATTAAAGCAGCTTTGATGGTAGACATAGGGGAGATAGAGACAATCGCTCATTACAAGGCGTCAGAGCATTTTTTGCCTGGTGTCGACTTCATACTTGACATAGGTGGGCAAGATATGAAGTGCATAAGGATAAGGGACGGAATAATCGACAGCATAATGCTAAATGAAGCATGTTCATCAGGGTGTGGCTCATTTTTAGAGACATTTGCATCATCTCTAAATATGTCAATTGATGAGTTTACGAAAGCCGCACTGGCAGCTCAAAACCCAGTTGATTTAGGTTCTCGCTGCACTGTCTTTATGAATTCAAGGGTGAAACAGGCACAGAAGGAAGGAGCATCATTAGGAGATATATCTGCAGGGCTTTCATACTCTGTTATAAAAAACGCTTTGTATAAAGTCATAAAGATAAGAGATCCGAAAGAGTTGGGAGAAAAGATAATCGTTCAAGGCGGGACATTTCTCAATGATGCCATACTAAGAAGCTTCGAGCTAATAACAGGCAGAAACGCCGTTAGGCCTCAGATTGCAGGGCTAATGGGTGCATACGGTGCAGCTCTTATCGCAAAGGAAAGGTACAGTGGTGGAGTCAGTACAATATTTACGAAAGACAAGCTTGAAAGTTTTAGTGTGGAAGTGTCAAGCGGCAGGTGCAATAAATGCACAAACAGATGCCTTTTAACTATAAATAAATTCAATGACGGCAGAGTATTTGTATCTGGAAACCGTTGTGAAAGAGGAGCAGGAAAAGAGATAACTAACAACGATATACCAAACCTCTACGACTATAAATACAAGAAAATATTCGGATACAAGCCATTAAGCGAAGACGAGGCGTATAGAGGTACCATTGGCATGCCGAGAGTTTTAAACATGTATGAAAACTATCCTTTGTGGTTTACATTTTTCACAAGGCTGGGATTCAGGGTCGTACTGTCTGACAGGTCGTCAAAGAAGCTTTATGAGTCAGGTATGGACACAATACCGTCTGACTCTGCATGCTATCCGGCAAAAATCGTCCATGGACACATAGTCAATTTGATAAATAAAGGCATAAAGACGATATTTTATCCATGTATACCTGTCGAGCAAAATGCTTATGAAGATGCAGACAATCATTACAACTGCCCCATTGTGTCGTCATACGCTGAAGTAATTAGAAACAACATGGATGTGCTGAAAGAAAAAGAAATCTTATTCTTAAGTCCATTTTTGGCTTTGGATGACAAAGAGAGGCTTGCTAAAAGGCTCTACGAGGAATTGAGAGTTTTCGGCGTATCAAAAAGTGAAGTGGAAGATGCCTTAAAAGAAGCTTTTGATGAAGATAAAAGAGTAAAAGACGATATAAGGAGAAAAGGCGAAGAAGTCTTAAAATATCTGCGAGATACGGGAAAAAGAGGAATAGTTCTTGCAGGCAGGCCCTACCATATAGACCCAGAGATAAACCATGGCATACCCGAGATAATAACGTCATTAGGTGTGGCAGTATTGACAGAGGATTCTGTAGCGCATTTAGGCAAACTTGAGAGAAAACTTAGAGTAGTTGACCAATGGATGTACCACACGAGGCTTTATGCGGCGGCAAGCTTTGTGGCTGACAGCGACAACTTAGAGCTTGTACAGATTACTTCCTTTGGATGTGGCATCGATGCTGTCACATCTGATCAGGTTCAGGAGATCTTAAGCTCACGGGAAAAGATATTTACGCTTATAAAGATAGATGAAGGTACAAATGTAGGCTCTATAAAGATACGCATAAGGTCATTGATAGCTGCTATCAATGAGAGAAAAGATGAGAAAAGAAGCAAGACTTCATATACGATGAAGAGAGTATTGTTTACGGACGAAATGAGGAAGAAACATACTATACTGGCACCGCAGATGTCGCCGATACATTTCCAATTTTTGCAGGAAGCCTTCAATGTATCGGGATACAATTTGGAAGTTCTTCCATCTATAGATAAACCGGCTGTCGAAGAAGGGCTTAAATATGTCAATAACGATGCGTGTTTTCCTTCTATAATAGTCGTTGGGCAGCTTATTGAAGCATTGAAATCTGGCAAGTATGATTTAAACAATACGTCTGTCATAATCACACAAACAGGCGGTGGCTGCAGAGCTACGAACTACATAGGTTTTTTAAGAAAGGCTTTGAAAGATGCAGGGTTTGAAAATATACCTGTCATATCATTGAACTTTGTTGGGATGGAGAAGAATCCGGGATTTAAGATAACACCGGGACTTCTCAATAAGGCATTTATTGGCCTCGTATATGGTGACCTTCTGCAAAATGTGCTGCTTAGGGTGAGGCCATATGAGAAAATACCTGGTTCTGCTAATAAACTTTACGAAAAATGGGTGGCTAAGTGTATAGAGTCTGTAAAAAGTGGGGATCTGAAGTTATTTAAGAGAAATGTCCATCAGATCGTTCAGGATTTTGAGAATCTTGAGATCAATAATGTTGTTAAGCCTAAAGTCGGTATTGTAGGGGAGATACTTGTGAAGTACCATCCTACCGCAAACAATAGTATTGTTGATGTGCTTGAAAAAGAAGGGGCAGAAGTGATACTGCCGAATCTTATAGATTTCTTGATGTTTATACTGGATCATGCAAATGAAAAGTATAAGTATTTGTCAGGCAGCAAGATAAGGCAAGTTTTACAAAATATCGGCATTGCAGGACTTGAGTTTTATCGAAAAGAGATGAGAAAGGCTTTAGAGAAAAGCAAAAGATTTATCTCTCCAAAGACTCTCAATGAGCTAAAGGAGTTGGCGTCACCTATAGTATCTCTCGGTAACATAACTGGCGAAGGTTGGTATCTTACTGCAGAGATGGTGGAATTATTAAAAGAAGGCATATCAAATATTGTCTGCATACAGCCTTTCGCATGCCTTCCAAACCACATAACAGGGAAAGGTGTTATCAAAGCCTTAAGGGAGCTTTATAAAGAAGCAAACATTGTGGCGGTTGATTATGATCCCGGTGCAAGTGAAGTAAATCAGCTAAATAGGATAAAGCTTATGCTGTCTGTGGCTTTCAAAAAATTAGAGAAAAGCAACGAAACATTGGAGCAAATTGCTGCCACCGAAAAAATATAG
- a CDS encoding ERCC4 domain-containing protein has translation MSNLLWVLESTKSDKFPYRLSIKKDDTVLLSLFVQNKWPGAGSQIFCLKDTNEQSNDYEVIEKVPIISIDRYGKRLSVVLDRGVNKRCEFLFLKKKYKNKEGEYEQIFWRTQQGLKEHKPRVKLTAKGNNNLHILIDANEKYPWKFNNCIVERVQLPAGDYALFYNNEIEAVVERKSFENFRADMANLPILHQKLGELEKYKHSALVIEANYSDYLNPYKLGVYTPSYMSKVIAEIFAFHPKFQVIFAGNRKLANEWTLRFFQAIISHESESIPDVVAEEISDYQTKNDFTGGIYYDIRKEILENIDGDFTISDLRNRFSNASDSTIRKVLNDLKKEGLIINFGRGKGSTWIKVKLH, from the coding sequence ATGAGCAATCTTTTATGGGTACTTGAATCAACAAAAAGCGATAAATTTCCATACAGGCTTAGTATCAAAAAAGACGATACGGTGCTTTTATCGCTGTTTGTGCAGAATAAATGGCCTGGTGCTGGAAGTCAGATATTTTGCCTTAAAGATACCAATGAACAATCCAATGATTATGAAGTCATTGAAAAAGTTCCAATTATATCAATTGATCGATATGGGAAGCGTCTATCTGTAGTTTTAGATCGTGGTGTAAATAAAAGATGTGAATTTCTCTTTCTTAAAAAGAAATACAAGAATAAAGAAGGGGAATACGAACAGATATTTTGGAGAACACAGCAAGGCTTAAAGGAGCACAAGCCTCGTGTTAAATTGACTGCAAAAGGAAACAATAATCTTCACATATTAATTGATGCAAATGAAAAATATCCCTGGAAATTTAACAATTGCATTGTTGAAAGAGTGCAGTTGCCAGCAGGTGATTACGCATTGTTTTACAATAACGAAATAGAAGCCGTCGTAGAAAGAAAAAGTTTTGAAAACTTTAGAGCCGACATGGCTAATTTGCCAATTTTGCATCAGAAGCTGGGTGAATTGGAAAAATACAAGCATTCGGCTCTTGTCATTGAAGCCAACTATTCTGATTACTTAAACCCTTACAAATTAGGCGTCTATACGCCATCGTATATGTCAAAGGTGATAGCTGAGATTTTTGCATTTCATCCAAAATTTCAAGTAATCTTTGCAGGCAATAGAAAATTGGCTAATGAATGGACATTAAGGTTTTTCCAAGCCATTATATCACACGAAAGCGAATCAATACCTGATGTAGTCGCAGAAGAAATATCAGATTATCAAACGAAGAATGACTTTACAGGTGGAATTTACTACGACATTAGAAAAGAAATTCTTGAAAATATTGATGGAGATTTTACAATAAGCGACTTACGAAATAGATTTAGTAATGCCTCCGACTCTACAATTAGAAAGGTACTAAACGACCTTAAAAAAGAGGGTTTAATAATTAATTTTGGTAGAGGTAAAGGCAGCACTTGGATAAAAGTAAAGCTACATTGA
- a CDS encoding type II toxin-antitoxin system VapB family antitoxin, with protein sequence MHTNIVIDDKLIKEALKITGIKAKEEIVNVALLLSKCCLYLYQN encoded by the coding sequence GTGCATACAAATATTGTTATAGATGATAAGCTTATTAAAGAAGCCTTAAAGATAACTGGGATAAAAGCAAAGGAAGAAATTGTCAATGTAGCTTTACTTTTATCCAAGTGCTGCCTTTACCTCTACCAAAATTAA
- a CDS encoding helix-turn-helix domain-containing protein produces the protein MNIKVNGDFDLKKVGMRIRAERERIGLTREQFAEAVGVSAMYIGHIERAQRVMSLKTFVRIAKSLHVSTDYLLFGIGEAENKNNDGKEDALIELLNKCTDRERKIAEEILKLLVTYIK, from the coding sequence GTGAATATAAAGGTGAATGGTGATTTTGATTTAAAAAAAGTAGGAATGCGCATAAGAGCAGAAAGAGAACGAATAGGATTAACGAGAGAGCAGTTTGCAGAAGCAGTAGGCGTTTCTGCTATGTATATTGGGCATATAGAGCGTGCTCAACGAGTAATGAGTTTAAAGACATTTGTACGTATTGCAAAGAGTCTTCATGTAAGTACAGATTATCTTTTATTCGGGATAGGGGAAGCGGAAAATAAAAATAACGATGGAAAAGAAGATGCGCTAATAGAATTGCTTAATAAATGTACTGACAGGGAACGTAAAATTGCAGAAGAAATATTAAAACTTTTGGTTACATATATAAAATAG
- a CDS encoding GGDEF domain-containing protein: protein MKIIDFYVIILSFLITLITYYTANSIVFILIQFFICITISIYTYVLKNNARIGKLTSLYNRKYFDYILSDKLKRLRGRANLALLICDVDNFKLINDTYGHVTGDAVLAELADILKANIRKSDTAYRYGGEEFAIIMPNTNYNEAEVVAMRIKKAVEKHFFKTNVTVTVSVGVAVTNYKVSAIDIVIIADKALYIAKKQKNTVVCLQM, encoded by the coding sequence TTGAAAATTATAGATTTTTATGTCATCATTTTATCATTTTTAATTACTCTAATTACTTACTATACTGCTAATAGTATTGTTTTTATACTAATACAGTTCTTTATTTGCATTACAATAAGTATTTATACATATGTACTTAAAAACAATGCAAGAATAGGCAAGCTAACCAGTTTATACAACAGGAAATATTTTGACTATATTTTATCGGATAAATTAAAGCGTTTAAGAGGTAGGGCTAATTTAGCTCTTTTGATTTGTGATGTCGATAATTTTAAATTAATTAATGATACATATGGACATGTAACAGGTGACGCTGTACTTGCAGAATTAGCAGATATTCTAAAAGCAAATATAAGAAAGAGTGATACTGCTTATCGGTATGGAGGAGAAGAATTTGCTATAATTATGCCTAATACAAATTACAATGAAGCAGAAGTGGTAGCAATGAGAATTAAAAAAGCGGTGGAAAAACATTTTTTTAAAACGAATGTTACTGTTACAGTTTCTGTAGGTGTGGCAGTTACAAATTATAAAGTAAGTGCTATAGATATTGTTATAATAGCTGATAAGGCGCTATATATAGCCAAAAAGCAAAAAAACACTGTTGTATGTTTACAGATGTGA
- the rlmH gene encoding 23S rRNA (pseudouridine(1915)-N(3))-methyltransferase RlmH has translation MNIDVIAVGKIKERFIEDGIQEYAKRLKPYCNINITEVNDEKAPESLSDKEKEAIMLKEGSKIIDKIRKGSFIISLCIEGRQMDSVEFARYIEDVMTAGNSNITFVIGGSLGLHDDIKSMSDLKLSFSKMTFPHQLMRLILVEQIYRAFKIMKGETYHK, from the coding sequence TTGAATATAGACGTAATTGCAGTTGGAAAGATAAAAGAGAGATTTATAGAAGATGGAATACAGGAATACGCCAAAAGATTGAAGCCATACTGCAATATAAACATAACTGAAGTAAACGATGAAAAAGCCCCTGAAAGCTTAAGCGATAAAGAAAAAGAAGCCATTATGTTAAAAGAAGGCTCTAAGATCATCGATAAGATCAGAAAAGGAAGCTTTATAATATCCTTATGCATAGAAGGTAGACAAATGGATTCGGTAGAATTTGCCCGCTATATAGAAGATGTCATGACGGCGGGCAATTCTAATATAACATTTGTGATAGGAGGATCATTAGGCTTACACGACGATATAAAATCTATGTCGGATCTAAAGCTATCATTTTCAAAGATGACATTTCCACACCAGCTCATGCGGCTTATATTAGTAGAACAAATTTATAGGGCATTCAAGATAATGAAGGGTGAGACGTATCATAAGTGA
- a CDS encoding CxxH/CxxC protein: MYVVCEKHLEDAIEEFVDVYEQPPDIYMLDDVSFTDWLAPHKCDFCDDIPKYLVV; the protein is encoded by the coding sequence ATGTATGTTGTTTGTGAAAAACATTTGGAGGATGCCATTGAAGAGTTTGTAGATGTATATGAGCAACCGCCAGATATATACATGCTTGACGATGTATCATTTACTGATTGGTTGGCACCTCATAAGTGCGATTTTTGCGATGACATTCCTAAGTATCTTGTCGTATAA
- a CDS encoding S1C family serine protease: protein MTVVIIAVITSLVFTYIAPKFLWGKVIPLPYTNTAPLKKEVIIPKAEPSTIAEAVAKKDTQAVVGISSIEYERQYYVLEKQVEGVGSGFIVDKNGYIITNNHVASPESKKLTIYLSDGSTLPGKVLWSDSTLDLSVVKINAKNLPTIPLGDSDKVQVGQTVIAIGNPLGLRFERTVTSGIISALNRSLPLEENNKQKIMEDLIQTDASINPGNSGGPLVDAQGNAIGINTAKVTTAEGLGFAIPINIIKPIIKKVITTGTFKAPYLGIVGYDKEIASYINADIVIAEGIYVADIDPAGPAEKAGIKKGYILLEVDGKPVDTMVQLKTVIYSKNIGDKVSVKYRTLTGNIGMTTITLGK from the coding sequence ATGACAGTCGTAATAATAGCTGTGATTACATCACTTGTTTTTACATACATTGCTCCAAAATTTCTGTGGGGGAAGGTGATACCTCTACCGTACACCAATACTGCTCCGCTGAAAAAAGAAGTTATAATACCTAAGGCAGAACCTTCTACGATAGCAGAAGCTGTAGCCAAAAAAGACACACAGGCTGTCGTAGGGATATCATCTATTGAGTATGAAAGGCAGTATTACGTGTTGGAAAAACAAGTAGAAGGCGTAGGCTCTGGATTTATTGTGGACAAAAACGGATACATTATTACAAATAACCATGTGGCAAGTCCAGAGTCAAAGAAACTTACCATCTATTTAAGCGATGGAAGTACGCTACCTGGAAAGGTTTTGTGGTCTGATTCCACATTGGATCTTTCGGTTGTCAAGATAAACGCCAAAAATCTTCCAACCATACCTTTGGGAGATTCAGATAAGGTTCAAGTTGGTCAGACGGTGATAGCCATAGGCAATCCTTTAGGGCTTCGCTTTGAAAGGACAGTGACATCTGGCATAATAAGCGCGTTAAATAGAAGTCTGCCATTAGAAGAAAATAACAAACAAAAAATCATGGAAGATTTGATACAGACAGATGCATCGATAAATCCCGGCAATAGCGGTGGTCCTTTAGTGGATGCTCAAGGAAATGCAATAGGCATCAATACGGCGAAAGTAACGACAGCGGAAGGATTGGGCTTTGCCATACCAATCAATATTATAAAGCCTATCATTAAAAAAGTGATTACAACAGGTACATTTAAAGCACCTTATTTAGGAATAGTAGGGTACGATAAAGAGATAGCCAGCTATATAAATGCAGATATAGTTATAGCGGAAGGGATATACGTTGCTGACATAGATCCTGCAGGGCCAGCAGAAAAAGCTGGTATCAAAAAAGGATATATACTTTTAGAGGTTGATGGTAAACCTGTTGATACAATGGTGCAGCTTAAAACTGTAATATATTCAAAAAATATAGGTGACAAAGTAAGTGTGAAATACAGGACATTGACGGGGAATATCGGGATGACTACAATAACGTTAGGAAAATGA